In Candidatus Omnitrophota bacterium, a genomic segment contains:
- a CDS encoding DUF2190 family protein → MYTDNGVKTFTAGEALARARRVKLSSGYGTQVEYADAADDYIGVTLEAAASGEPVAVKLKRNSEGTVEVEASGIITAGATIYGAADGKVSTSSTGTDKFGKALEAASGDGAVIEGLMDD, encoded by the coding sequence ATGTATACCGATAACGGAGTAAAGACCTTTACAGCGGGAGAGGCTTTAGCAAGGGCCCGCCGTGTCAAATTAAGCTCAGGTTACGGCACCCAGGTAGAATACGCCGATGCAGCGGATGATTATATCGGTGTCACCTTAGAGGCCGCAGCCAGCGGAGAACCAGTGGCAGTAAAGCTTAAAAGGAATTCCGAGGGTACGGTAGAAGTTGAAGCATCCGGAATAATCACAGCCGGCGCCACGATTTACGGAGCAGCTGACGGTAAAGTTTCCACTTCTTCAACGGGCACGGATAAATTTGGGAAGGCCTTAGAAGCAGCTTCCGGAGACGGTGCAGTAATCGAAGGTCTGATGGATGACTAA
- a CDS encoding phage portal protein, with the protein MINKREPKQSFGEKFSEGIDNIVGAFSPFIAAKRRWFRFISKSMFNSYRGAEGGRLRGSWIPGGGSADEDLLADLSKLREKSRDLVRNDGIASGAINTIITNIIGTGIKPQSRLDMETLKINEEYADQLQRQIEKIWGRWVPIADAGKRSNYYELEELSERQRFVNGESIIIPLRITNKNRLYSLALQTVESDRLDTPSDLVSNKDIRKGIEIGEYGEPVAYWIRKIHPGDYTYGRYTGNNMRSNYNRYPAERSDGTKNFFHLYHLLRSGQTRGEPFMAPVINLFKDRFDYMEAELVAARVAACFAVFIKKENASEFAVGRSTEDSITEKRQEELSPGLLEYLEPGEDISAFNPQRPGGSFAPFMVRILRDIASGLNIPYEVLSKDFSQSNYSNLRGALLEARRFFMMQQKFVADKFGQPCLELLIEEAYLKGELPILDFYTNRESYIKTRWICPGWQWVDPKNEIESSIKAVDNGLSTLAEEVASQGYDWEEVLVQRAREKKKIKELEEKYGIDMTPSQSSQPGNKETDPEPEKVPPEVPTNGQEE; encoded by the coding sequence ATGATTAATAAAAGAGAACCAAAACAATCTTTTGGAGAAAAATTTTCCGAAGGAATAGATAACATAGTCGGAGCCTTTTCTCCTTTTATCGCAGCAAAACGCAGATGGTTCAGGTTTATTTCTAAGAGCATGTTCAATTCTTACCGCGGCGCGGAAGGCGGAAGGCTGCGTGGGTCCTGGATTCCCGGGGGCGGATCAGCGGACGAGGACTTATTAGCCGACCTTTCTAAATTAAGAGAAAAGAGCCGGGACCTCGTAAGGAATGATGGTATAGCCTCAGGCGCCATAAACACCATTATTACAAATATAATCGGGACCGGAATTAAACCCCAGAGCCGCCTGGATATGGAAACGCTTAAGATCAATGAAGAATACGCTGACCAACTTCAGCGCCAGATAGAGAAAATCTGGGGACGTTGGGTGCCCATAGCCGATGCCGGCAAGCGGTCAAATTATTATGAGCTGGAAGAATTATCAGAACGCCAACGCTTTGTCAATGGCGAATCGATAATCATTCCCTTAAGAATCACCAATAAGAACAGGCTGTATAGTCTTGCCCTACAAACTGTTGAGTCCGACCGTTTAGATACGCCTTCGGACTTGGTTTCTAATAAAGATATCCGCAAGGGTATAGAAATAGGGGAATACGGCGAACCAGTTGCATATTGGATAAGAAAAATCCATCCCGGGGATTATACATACGGCAGATATACGGGAAATAATATGAGAAGTAATTATAACCGTTATCCAGCTGAACGCTCTGACGGAACAAAGAATTTTTTCCATTTATATCATCTTCTAAGGTCCGGGCAGACAAGAGGCGAGCCTTTTATGGCCCCGGTAATCAATTTATTTAAAGACAGGTTCGATTATATGGAGGCAGAGCTTGTCGCGGCCCGGGTAGCTGCCTGCTTTGCGGTATTTATCAAGAAAGAAAATGCCTCTGAATTTGCAGTAGGGAGATCAACGGAAGATTCTATTACAGAAAAACGACAGGAAGAATTAAGCCCGGGGTTACTTGAATATCTTGAGCCCGGTGAAGATATTTCTGCATTCAATCCGCAGCGTCCAGGAGGATCATTCGCGCCGTTTATGGTAAGGATCCTGAGGGATATCGCATCCGGCCTGAATATTCCCTATGAAGTATTATCAAAAGATTTCTCGCAATCAAATTATTCGAACTTAAGGGGCGCGCTCCTTGAAGCCAGAAGATTCTTTATGATGCAGCAGAAATTTGTCGCAGATAAATTCGGGCAGCCCTGTTTAGAGCTGCTTATCGAAGAGGCTTATTTAAAGGGAGAACTACCCATCCTTGATTTTTATACAAACCGGGAATCTTATATAAAAACGCGCTGGATCTGCCCCGGATGGCAATGGGTTGACCCCAAGAACGAAATAGAATCATCCATTAAGGCCGTGGATAACGGCTTATCTACCCTGGCCGAAGAAGTGGCCAGCCAGGGATATGACTGGGAAGAAGTTCTTGTGCAAAGGGCCAGGGAAAAGAAAAAAATTAAAGAACTCGAAGAAAAGTACGGAATCGATATGACTCCCTCGCAATCATCGCAGCCGGGGAATAAAGAAACCGATCCTGAACCGGAAAAAGTTCCACCGGAAGTCCCGACAAATGGCCAAGAAGAGTAG
- a CDS encoding HNH endonuclease signature motif containing protein encodes MRRNKVKKIYNTVLYKPVTCPRCGTRKVHCYGSYLPIRYYKCQICKYNFKTREAEQSDKEFIRDCKIASKILEKITQERRRKYIESVSGKNSPFWKGGRIKDHKGYIWVKVPRDHPSANLWGYIAEHRLIVEKHLGRSLHKKEVIHHLNGNRSDNRFENLKLCKNTAEHLKLHKKSRSATQNNPIVFLK; translated from the coding sequence ATGAGGCGCAATAAAGTAAAGAAAATATATAATACCGTATTATATAAACCTGTTACTTGTCCAAGATGTGGAACGAGGAAAGTACATTGCTATGGTTCTTATCTGCCAATACGTTATTATAAATGCCAAATTTGCAAATATAATTTTAAGACAAGAGAGGCTGAACAAAGTGATAAAGAGTTTATAAGGGATTGTAAAATAGCATCTAAAATATTAGAGAAAATTACACAAGAACGAAGGCGTAAATATATTGAAAGCGTAAGTGGAAAGAATAGTCCTTTTTGGAAAGGTGGGAGAATAAAAGATCATAAAGGTTATATTTGGGTTAAAGTTCCTAGAGACCACCCATCAGCTAATTTATGGGGATATATTGCGGAACATCGTTTAATTGTAGAGAAACATTTAGGTCGGTCCTTACATAAAAAAGAAGTTATACACCATCTTAATGGTAATCGTTCTGATAATAGATTTGAAAACTTGAAATTATGTAAAAATACCGCCGAACATCTGAAATTACATAAAAAAAGTCGTTCTGCAACGCAGAATAACCCTATTGTGTTTTTAAAATAA
- a CDS encoding phage terminase large subunit family protein translates to METQLATLKLWTPAVRSAWQIPNELTVSQWADKYRKLDPMISAEPGQWRTDRTPYLRGIMDSFNNPLVEKITIMSCTQVGKTESWLNMLAYIIDQDPAPALVVMPREPDAKYISKSRIRPMIEVSPELSKHLTNDSDDITKLEMRLNRMFIYFAGANSPAALSGKPVRYVFRDEVDKYPKFSGEEADPIKLSNERTHTFWNRKSIDCSTPTTKNGYIYREYEHSDKRSYYVPCPYCGGYQVLEFEHHVKFPKEERDPERIRQERLAWYECEYCQGKITDLMKQDMLLKGKWIPAAVKLDVKDQLPDKLDFPQVSHVGFHLNALYSPWLTFSDVTAEFIDSHDRPELLMNFINSWLAQVWEEKAIETKPEKLKILCGDYARGTVPDGAIVLFGGVDMQKDYFIVIIRAWGAYPQSWLILEEKVNDWNEVENILFKTQYPSVIPGIEPFSVRLTCFDTGYRTGEVYNFCRQYPTLTRAIKGKDQITGVPYKMATIDKYPDGKHIKGGLKLWFLDTNYFKDKISFFVHTEHASPTWHLHKEPSEEYFRWFCGEHKIIKRDRKTGRTYEVWEPVSSHAQAHYWDAEVYAMAAAEMMRVFTLKEEDRPKPQTEIINHDPGKKPESWIGKKPNWIKRNG, encoded by the coding sequence ATGGAAACCCAACTGGCAACATTAAAGCTTTGGACGCCAGCAGTTCGTAGCGCCTGGCAGATCCCCAACGAACTGACAGTATCTCAATGGGCGGATAAATACCGCAAGCTTGACCCGATGATTTCTGCCGAACCGGGGCAATGGCGAACGGACCGCACTCCCTATTTGCGCGGGATAATGGATTCTTTTAATAATCCCTTGGTAGAGAAAATTACGATTATGTCTTGTACCCAGGTAGGTAAAACAGAATCATGGTTAAACATGCTGGCTTATATAATAGACCAGGATCCGGCCCCCGCATTAGTAGTTATGCCGCGCGAACCCGATGCCAAATATATATCAAAGAGCAGAATTCGTCCGATGATTGAGGTTTCTCCAGAACTGAGTAAGCATCTTACAAATGATTCAGATGATATCACAAAGCTCGAAATGAGATTGAATCGGATGTTTATCTACTTTGCCGGAGCCAATAGCCCTGCAGCTCTTTCTGGAAAGCCGGTAAGATATGTTTTCCGCGATGAAGTGGATAAATATCCTAAGTTTTCAGGAGAAGAGGCCGATCCGATAAAGTTATCCAATGAAAGAACGCATACCTTCTGGAATAGAAAGAGCATTGATTGCTCAACCCCTACAACAAAAAACGGATATATTTACAGAGAATATGAGCATTCAGACAAAAGAAGTTATTATGTGCCCTGTCCATATTGTGGAGGATACCAGGTATTAGAGTTTGAACACCATGTAAAATTCCCTAAAGAGGAAAGAGATCCTGAGCGTATCCGGCAGGAGCGCCTTGCCTGGTATGAATGTGAGTATTGTCAGGGGAAAATAACTGATTTAATGAAACAGGATATGCTTTTGAAGGGCAAATGGATCCCCGCAGCAGTAAAGTTAGATGTAAAGGACCAGTTGCCGGATAAATTGGATTTTCCGCAGGTCTCCCACGTAGGTTTTCATCTTAATGCGCTATATTCCCCATGGTTAACATTTTCTGATGTTACGGCTGAATTTATTGATTCGCATGACCGACCGGAATTGTTAATGAATTTTATCAACAGCTGGCTTGCCCAGGTATGGGAAGAGAAAGCTATAGAAACAAAACCGGAAAAATTAAAAATTCTATGTGGAGACTATGCTCGCGGTACGGTCCCTGATGGCGCTATTGTCTTGTTTGGTGGAGTTGATATGCAGAAAGATTATTTTATTGTAATAATTCGCGCCTGGGGGGCATATCCTCAATCTTGGCTAATTCTTGAAGAAAAAGTTAATGATTGGAATGAGGTTGAGAATATATTATTTAAAACCCAATATCCCTCAGTGATCCCCGGGATTGAGCCTTTTAGCGTGCGGTTAACCTGTTTTGATACCGGTTATCGCACTGGTGAAGTATATAATTTTTGTCGTCAATATCCGACCTTAACAAGGGCTATTAAAGGGAAGGATCAAATTACTGGCGTTCCCTATAAGATGGCGACTATTGATAAATATCCTGATGGGAAGCATATTAAAGGAGGCCTTAAGCTTTGGTTCCTTGATACCAACTATTTTAAAGACAAAATCAGTTTCTTTGTACACACTGAGCATGCTTCGCCAACATGGCATTTGCATAAAGAACCATCCGAAGAGTATTTTAGATGGTTTTGTGGTGAGCATAAGATTATTAAGCGTGATCGGAAGACCGGCAGGACCTATGAAGTTTGGGAGCCGGTTTCATCTCACGCCCAAGCTCATTACTGGGATGCGGAAGTATACGCCATGGCCGCGGCCGAAATGATGCGGGTATTTACTTTAAAAGAAGAAGATAGGCCAAAACCCCAGACAGAAATAATAAACCATGATCCCGGGAAAAAACCAGAAAGTTGGATAGGGAAAAAACCAAACTGGATAAAACGTAATGGCTGA
- a CDS encoding DNA methyltransferase, whose protein sequence is MAKINIKPDIQEINISDIKSYIGNPRDITDEALSGLRSSLERFGYVDLLIVNKRNMELVAGHQRLKILQTEGIETVTCIMVDVDDLMQQTMNITLNNQAIAGYWTQALIPILERLRQEMPDDYLNLRLKQLREECAELETENLGNTLPDDIPPAPKEAITKLGDLWILGDHRLLCGSSTNEADVARLMDGQKAQLFATDPPYMVDYTGANRPEGGGKDWSGVYHEVDIPNAEQFLRDFYSIGLKHVDKNAAIYLWHASKRIELILKILHELNILVHQHIIWKKPATVLTYSIYPWGHEPCLFGWQQGNKPYFKVSQSKIGSVWVVGLLRIGDPESPEYYSDIWEVDWEGKKRNTGLEHPTVKPTEIFAIPMRVHTKPGDICYEPFSGSGSQIIAAERLNRRCFAMELEPVFCDVAVRRWEEFTGKKAERR, encoded by the coding sequence ATGGCTAAAATTAATATCAAACCTGACATTCAGGAAATAAATATATCAGATATAAAATCCTACATAGGTAACCCACGTGATATTACCGATGAAGCACTGTCTGGCTTACGGTCCAGTCTAGAAAGATTTGGCTATGTTGACCTCTTGATAGTCAATAAGCGCAACATGGAATTGGTTGCCGGCCACCAACGGCTCAAGATTTTACAGACTGAGGGTATTGAGACCGTAACCTGTATTATGGTGGATGTTGATGATTTAATGCAGCAGACCATGAATATCACGCTTAATAACCAGGCAATCGCTGGATACTGGACGCAGGCACTTATACCGATTTTAGAGCGTTTACGCCAGGAGATGCCTGATGATTACCTCAACTTGCGGCTTAAACAGCTGCGCGAAGAATGCGCAGAGCTTGAAACCGAAAATCTTGGGAATACGCTTCCTGATGATATCCCTCCAGCTCCTAAGGAAGCCATAACTAAGCTTGGGGATCTATGGATCCTTGGTGACCATCGGCTTTTATGCGGCAGCAGCACTAACGAAGCGGATGTGGCGCGGCTTATGGATGGCCAAAAAGCGCAGTTATTTGCTACGGATCCGCCCTATATGGTGGATTATACCGGAGCTAATCGTCCAGAAGGGGGTGGAAAAGACTGGTCCGGTGTTTATCATGAGGTGGATATCCCCAATGCCGAACAATTCCTAAGGGATTTTTATTCTATCGGTTTAAAGCATGTAGATAAAAATGCAGCAATTTATCTTTGGCATGCCTCTAAGCGGATTGAACTTATCCTTAAGATCCTTCACGAGTTAAATATATTGGTCCATCAACATATTATCTGGAAGAAGCCGGCCACGGTCCTAACTTATTCAATTTACCCCTGGGGGCATGAACCTTGTCTTTTTGGTTGGCAGCAAGGTAATAAGCCCTATTTTAAGGTTTCTCAAAGCAAAATAGGTTCGGTATGGGTTGTGGGTTTGTTACGCATAGGGGATCCGGAAAGCCCTGAATATTATAGTGATATCTGGGAAGTGGACTGGGAAGGAAAGAAACGTAATACCGGGCTAGAGCATCCTACAGTTAAACCTACTGAAATTTTTGCGATTCCTATGCGAGTGCATACAAAGCCAGGGGATATTTGCTATGAGCCGTTTAGCGGGTCCGGTTCACAGATTATAGCAGCTGAGAGGCTCAATCGAAGATGTTTTGCTATGGAACTAGAGCCTGTATTTTGCGATGTAGCAGTACGCAGGTGGGAAGAATTTACAGGAAAGAAAGCTGAAAGGAGGTGA
- a CDS encoding DUF5131 family protein, giving the protein MNGPNNSIGWCDYTWTPVTGCQRNCWYCYVKRLRGYNMQPHFHPERLSEPIKLKKPARIFVCSTADLFGEWVIEDWIKQVLWTIHQCPQHTFQLLTKCPERIVHFTDALRKPNIWVGVTVEQAQYLSRLKAFLFIAKQYSLKRLFVSFEPLLSRMNIEPEELKGLRWIIIGAYTGKDADLLRPKLEWIRDIIAKAAKLKVPVFLKDNLRPVWKEELRQEFSEKLK; this is encoded by the coding sequence ATGAACGGACCCAATAACTCCATTGGCTGGTGCGATTACACATGGACACCTGTAACTGGCTGCCAGCGCAACTGCTGGTATTGCTACGTCAAACGCCTCAGGGGCTACAATATGCAGCCGCATTTTCACCCGGAGCGCCTAAGCGAACCTATTAAGCTAAAGAAACCCGCCAGGATCTTTGTCTGCTCAACCGCTGATTTATTCGGAGAGTGGGTTATAGAAGACTGGATAAAACAGGTCCTGTGGACTATCCACCAGTGCCCTCAACATACCTTCCAACTCCTCACTAAATGTCCGGAGAGAATAGTCCACTTTACCGATGCCCTGCGCAAGCCTAATATATGGGTAGGGGTGACAGTCGAACAAGCACAGTACTTAAGCCGCCTAAAAGCCTTTCTCTTTATAGCCAAGCAATATTCCTTAAAACGCTTATTCGTTTCTTTTGAGCCACTACTTTCGCGGATGAATATTGAACCGGAAGAATTGAAAGGATTAAGGTGGATTATTATAGGCGCCTATACAGGCAAAGACGCCGACCTCTTAAGGCCTAAGTTAGAGTGGATCAGGGATATCATAGCCAAGGCCGCTAAGCTTAAAGTCCCGGTATTCTTAAAGGATAACCTTAGACCGGTATGGAAAGAAGAATTAAGGCAGGAATTCTCGGAGAAGCTGAAATGA
- a CDS encoding RusA family crossover junction endodeoxyribonuclease produces MLRTHWVGRTKEQKLWDQWAWAQWMARNKFIFLKPIKVLYIITFNSNRTRDLDNYIGGTKFITDALKKTFFFRDDAAHLKAIEVQFVNGEKEGTTVIISEA; encoded by the coding sequence ATGCTCAGAACCCATTGGGTAGGCCGCACAAAGGAACAGAAACTCTGGGACCAATGGGCATGGGCGCAGTGGATGGCGCGCAATAAGTTCATCTTCCTCAAGCCGATAAAGGTCCTATACATCATCACTTTCAATTCCAACCGGACCCGGGATTTAGATAACTACATCGGAGGCACCAAATTCATCACAGATGCCTTAAAGAAGACCTTTTTCTTCCGCGATGACGCCGCTCATCTTAAAGCCATAGAGGTGCAATTTGTAAACGGAGAGAAGGAAGGGACCACAGTCATTATATCGGAGGCATAG
- a CDS encoding acyl carrier protein has product MDTTIETKVKEALASALGAGGEPGDIELTDSLNDDLAMDDLDRIEAIMALEEAFGIEIPDEDAAKFLTVQDIITYVTDKKKA; this is encoded by the coding sequence ATGGACACAACAATAGAAACAAAGGTCAAAGAAGCACTCGCCTCTGCCTTAGGCGCAGGGGGAGAACCCGGGGATATCGAACTCACCGATAGCCTCAACGATGACCTCGCCATGGATGACCTTGACCGCATCGAAGCCATCATGGCCCTTGAGGAGGCCTTCGGAATCGAAATACCGGATGAGGACGCGGCAAAATTCTTAACCGTTCAGGACATCATAACCTATGTCACAGACAAAAAGAAAGCTTAA
- a CDS encoding SGNH/GDSL hydrolase family protein: MEERQKFRIYTVGDSHSWHPWNNFPFVSYNTLGSYTMFRLGRDKDIIVKDFPADCPVCFCFGEIDCRCHVGKHPPWKSTVEMLVEKYFEAIELNRKINPNIWVYSIPPPPRRTDTWENPDVPFVSSDYERLAYQRYMNELLRKGPFLVVDIADDYADAEGFMCKDLGDKHVHYESPAPLAAWLKSKGYF, encoded by the coding sequence ATGGAAGAGAGGCAGAAGTTTAGGATTTATACTGTGGGTGATAGCCATTCTTGGCATCCTTGGAATAATTTTCCATTTGTAAGTTACAATACTCTTGGAAGCTATACTATGTTCCGACTTGGTAGGGATAAGGATATTATTGTGAAGGACTTCCCTGCGGATTGCCCGGTGTGCTTTTGTTTTGGAGAGATAGACTGTCGTTGTCATGTGGGTAAACACCCTCCCTGGAAATCCACCGTGGAGATGTTGGTGGAGAAGTATTTCGAGGCTATTGAGCTGAATAGAAAGATTAACCCTAATATTTGGGTTTACAGTATTCCTCCTCCACCTCGCAGAACTGATACATGGGAGAATCCTGATGTCCCCTTTGTGAGTTCTGACTATGAGCGCTTAGCTTATCAGCGCTATATGAATGAACTTCTGAGAAAGGGGCCGTTCCTTGTAGTCGACATAGCTGATGATTACGCGGATGCAGAAGGTTTTATGTGTAAGGATTTGGGTGATAAACATGTTCACTATGAGTCTCCCGCACCGTTGGCAGCTTGGCTTAAAAGTAAAGGATACTTTTAA
- a CDS encoding radical SAM protein, producing MNPCGCLGINVTWACNVSCKHCFYRRNPNLHKNIHKPLQEIIQEMRKGLFRGIDRIVLIGEGEPMLHPQINEIILAAACEGLKSNIITNGTLPIKNYEALFKLGLNHLQISVHAIGEALEMIMECQGAGIRQGELITWLKENKLPFRTNTSLQQLNYKQLPEITQCLIEKGAFHIALLGFLPHYEWKQHAAEVAVHPQELRPYIEKAADLLIASGKFFTIRYHPFCHLSPEYWKYVVNARYVLYDPWEWDYGYYKPSWGEVWPAALALGESTAIQTEPCIHCAMRLHCGGWNKHYAEIFKGANLAAISHSPHIYWPMDQEPGGLHDMNPANSLKGYCVNGRPV from the coding sequence ATGAATCCCTGTGGGTGTTTGGGAATTAATGTAACCTGGGCCTGCAACGTCAGCTGCAAGCACTGCTTTTACAGGCGCAATCCCAACCTGCATAAGAATATCCATAAGCCCCTGCAGGAGATAATCCAGGAAATGCGCAAAGGCCTCTTCCGGGGAATAGATAGAATCGTCTTAATCGGGGAAGGCGAGCCTATGCTGCACCCGCAGATCAACGAAATAATCCTAGCCGCAGCTTGTGAAGGCCTAAAGAGCAATATCATCACCAACGGCACCTTACCCATCAAAAACTACGAAGCCCTTTTTAAGCTCGGCCTTAACCATCTGCAGATATCCGTCCATGCCATTGGAGAGGCCTTGGAAATGATTATGGAATGCCAAGGCGCCGGGATAAGGCAAGGTGAACTCATAACCTGGCTAAAAGAAAATAAGCTGCCATTTCGCACCAATACATCCTTGCAGCAACTCAACTATAAACAGCTCCCCGAAATAACTCAATGTCTTATAGAGAAAGGCGCCTTTCACATCGCCCTCTTGGGATTTCTTCCTCATTATGAATGGAAGCAGCACGCGGCTGAGGTTGCGGTCCACCCGCAAGAGTTGCGCCCCTATATAGAGAAAGCCGCGGATTTATTAATCGCCTCAGGCAAATTCTTTACTATCCGGTATCATCCTTTCTGCCACTTAAGCCCTGAATACTGGAAGTACGTAGTTAATGCGCGCTACGTCCTATATGACCCCTGGGAGTGGGATTATGGATATTATAAGCCTTCTTGGGGTGAAGTCTGGCCGGCAGCCTTAGCATTAGGAGAAAGCACCGCCATCCAAACCGAACCCTGCATTCATTGCGCAATGCGTCTGCACTGCGGAGGATGGAATAAGCATTACGCCGAAATATTCAAAGGAGCGAACCTGGCAGCGATTTCACATTCACCGCATATTTATTGGCCAATGGATCAGGAACCCGGGGGCCTGCACGACATGAACCCTGCCAACAGTTTAAAGGGATATTGCGTTAATGGGAGGCCTGTTTAA
- a CDS encoding class I SAM-dependent methyltransferase has translation MNEFENHQGKFLKEGFTKAIIETIGEKALLTIWDMFEIFKAVKQIPEGGTYLEIGCHLGGSLVCAYESAKASGKSINFISIDPFTSGPKDMMAEIADQFRKNTEHIKATHYQKHSHLVKDSFPNNSLDMIFIDGDHSYIAAKNDFIDYWPKLKTGGVLLAHDFNYSRDHIGVVTAVMDVFALQEIVKPFRSSIAIIRKEPENESLWVFGN, from the coding sequence ATGAATGAATTCGAAAACCACCAAGGCAAATTTTTAAAAGAGGGGTTCACTAAAGCTATCATCGAAACTATTGGGGAGAAAGCCTTGCTAACTATCTGGGATATGTTCGAAATATTCAAGGCAGTAAAGCAGATCCCCGAAGGCGGCACATACCTGGAGATAGGCTGCCACTTGGGCGGATCTTTAGTCTGCGCCTATGAGTCCGCCAAGGCTTCCGGTAAAAGCATTAATTTCATCTCAATAGACCCTTTCACTTCCGGGCCTAAAGATATGATGGCCGAAATAGCAGACCAATTCAGAAAAAACACAGAGCACATCAAGGCAACGCACTACCAGAAACATTCGCACCTGGTAAAAGATAGTTTCCCGAACAATTCCCTGGACATGATTTTTATAGATGGTGATCATAGCTATATAGCGGCAAAGAATGACTTCATCGATTACTGGCCTAAATTAAAGACCGGAGGAGTTCTTCTCGCACACGACTTCAATTACAGCCGGGACCATATCGGAGTAGTGACCGCCGTCATGGATGTATTTGCTTTACAGGAGATAGTCAAGCCTTTTAGGTCCAGCATAGCCATAATCAGAAAGGAACCTGAAAATGAATCCCTGTGGGTGTTTGGGAATTAA
- a CDS encoding class I SAM-dependent methyltransferase, whose product MPFNQLREELKLLSYPDNHCFDPETLEPQGKTIHRLEILKNNAPELFAGGQSLLEIGSNKGYFCIKLADKYEKVTGFDKAKEYIDFSIKLAAAHNIKNIDFWHGEFRDVPFQHKYDVVYIGNCHHYFFFDCAKSYAPPLLFLKKLAGICDKYLIIDGPFEISDPAVTKLSREGSWSSYVKSLYTFAQYEEYLKPQFELVRHCDNGLGRATAVFKRAKPDMEYIEGANLRRELIRKGILIECNPNRGPDSMFVYENRRYKFDMRMNPDGVFLVLNALGDFFPRFHQIIEYRGSRVGEVAEWVYGSILEDNPIILHHILHLNMVLGTVGLIELDFERVDFKSCNNRIYNVDIDLVRHISEIRYPGRGEKSWQDLIRDKAGNMGMKSEAIETLITNLKQKEIFNQIIKRGDYYVELSQANE is encoded by the coding sequence ATGCCCTTTAATCAATTAAGAGAAGAGCTCAAGCTATTAAGCTATCCCGATAACCACTGTTTCGATCCCGAGACATTGGAGCCGCAGGGAAAGACTATCCATAGGTTAGAGATATTAAAAAACAACGCCCCCGAACTATTCGCCGGCGGCCAATCTCTTTTGGAAATCGGATCCAATAAAGGATATTTCTGTATTAAGCTGGCCGATAAATACGAGAAAGTAACGGGATTCGACAAGGCCAAGGAATATATCGACTTCTCCATAAAATTGGCAGCAGCCCACAACATCAAAAATATAGACTTCTGGCACGGAGAATTCAGGGACGTGCCATTCCAGCATAAATACGATGTTGTCTACATAGGGAATTGCCATCACTATTTCTTCTTTGACTGCGCTAAATCTTACGCGCCGCCACTGCTCTTTTTAAAGAAGCTCGCGGGGATATGCGACAAATACCTCATCATTGACGGCCCTTTTGAAATATCCGATCCCGCAGTCACCAAACTATCCCGCGAAGGGTCATGGTCAAGCTACGTAAAAAGCCTTTATACCTTCGCCCAATACGAAGAATACCTCAAGCCGCAATTCGAACTGGTCAGGCATTGCGATAATGGCCTCGGCAGGGCCACCGCAGTCTTTAAAAGGGCCAAGCCCGACATGGAATACATTGAGGGGGCAAATTTACGGAGGGAATTAATCAGGAAAGGGATTTTAATCGAATGCAACCCTAACCGCGGCCCCGACAGCATGTTTGTATATGAGAACCGCAGGTATAAGTTCGATATGCGCATGAACCCCGATGGCGTCTTCCTGGTCCTTAACGCGCTGGGAGACTTCTTCCCGCGCTTCCACCAGATCATCGAATACCGCGGTTCCCGGGTAGGCGAAGTAGCCGAGTGGGTTTATGGGTCAATACTGGAGGATAACCCCATAATCCTTCACCACATCCTGCACTTAAACATGGTCTTAGGCACCGTAGGATTAATAGAACTCGATTTTGAGAGAGTCGATTTCAAGTCCTGCAATAACCGGATATACAACGTAGACATCGACCTGGTCAGGCATATTTCAGAAATAAGATATCCTGGCCGCGGAGAGAAGTCCTGGCAGGACCTTATCCGCGACAAGGCAGGGAACATGGGCATGAAGAGCGAAGCCATCGAAACTTTGATTACCAACCTAAAGCAAAAAGAAATCTTCAATCAGATAATCAAAAGAGGGGATTATTATGTCGAGCTTAGCCAAGCTAATGAATGA